The following proteins are co-located in the Eleginops maclovinus isolate JMC-PN-2008 ecotype Puerto Natales chromosome 1, JC_Emac_rtc_rv5, whole genome shotgun sequence genome:
- the LOC134868264 gene encoding uncharacterized protein LOC134868264 translates to MDEISPLLGNQNSGHPQEDPDLLSPNLRPRHRELIPTPCGPIKPWSELSCLLRLYFCFTIASLLALLSLTLYSVYQQHMDVDPTNEDNFTVSLIQMVGILFCIYYISRGVLQENRQELVVFVLSMLLVMVRSIVNFSVLEPKSKQELLVRFVCIICLGVIHVCCTTLLIQRPNAMAFRVGGALESLQEQYFLLNLCFSMVTFDLQAQLCLCILITTSEVAMSAQNTIILAVGVVWACLTAAVGAVAVLKEAKVLVWVFMVQNLPQLAFFVYIVYTVVTIWFQDRTFTLEAAAITGALISLVIKVVLLWGLIRLVHSFGQGLRERMMAPGK, encoded by the exons ATGGACGAGATAAG TCCTTTGTTGGGCAACCAGAATTCTGGGCATCCACAGGAAGATCCAGACCTTCTGTCTCCAAACTTGAGGCCCAGACACCGGGAGCTGATCCCCACACCATGTGGACCG ATAAAGCCCTGGTCGGAGCTGTCATGTCTGCTCAGGCTCTACTTCTGCTTCACCATAGCGTCTCTGCTGGCGCTGCTCAGCCTCACCCTGTACAGCGTCTACCAGCAGCACATGGATGTGGATCCGACCAATGAGGACAACTTCACTGTGTCTCTCATCCAGATGGTTGGAATAT TGTTCTGCATCTACTACATCAGCCGGGGGGTGTTGCAGGAGAACAGGCAGGAGCTGGTGGTGTTCGTGCTCAGCATGCTGTTGGTGATGGTTCGATCCATAGTCAACTTCTCAGTGCTGGAGCCAAAGAGCAAGCAGGAGCTGCTG GTTCGTTTTGTGTGCATCATATGTCTGGGCGTGATCCACGTCTGCTGCACCACGCTGCTCATCCAGAGGCCCAACGCTATGGCATTCCGTGTGGGCGGGGCCTTGGAGAGCCTCCAGGAGCAATACTTCTTGCTGAACCTGTGTTTCTCAAtggtgacctttgaccttcagGCTCAG TTGTGTCTATGTATCCTCATCACGACGTCGGAGGTGGCCATGTCTGCTCAGAACACCATCATCCTGGCAGTGGGAGTGGTGTGGGCTTGCCTGACGGCCGCTGTCGGGGCAGTTGCA gttTTGAAGGAAGCCAAGGTCCTTGTGTGGGTCTTCATGGTGCAGAACCTTCCTCAACTGGCCTtctttgtttatattgtatacACG GTGGTAACCATATGGTTCCAGGACAGAACATTTACTCTGGAGGCAGCTGCCATCACAGGAGCTTTGATTTCCCTGGTGATTAAAGTGGTTTTGCTCTGGGGCCTCATCAGACTGGTGCACAGCTTTGGTCAAGGcctgagagagagga tgaTGGCCCCCGGCAAGTGA